In a genomic window of Fusarium verticillioides 7600 chromosome 11, whole genome shotgun sequence:
- a CDS encoding N1-acetylpolyamine oxidase codes for MRHSTSSLLSLSLGLLLGSSETKAKVAILGAGVAGITAAQTLHNASIHDFVILELNDYLGGRMKHTTFGKSSDGTPFTVELGANWIEGLQNPSGEINPIWRLAQKHKIKNTYSNDSAIITYDETGASDFTDLIDLFDEKFRMASQEAGYIFTENLQDTSTRAGLSLAGWKPKRDMRMTAADWWGWDFETAYTPEESGFVCAVAGNNATFKHFKANEFLKKNDPRLRLKTTVKKIEYSTKGVKLDTNNGCIEADYAICTFSVGVLQSDAVDFKPTLPHRKRKTIQQMRVGAYTKIFMQFNETFWHEDTQYFLYADSEQRGYLFQSMSTPGFIPGSNILFGTVVQQQAYEVEQQSDDKTKKEISTFYVPR; via the exons ATGCGAcactcaacatcttcactcCTCTCCCTTTCCCTGGGCTTACTACTGGGCTCAAGCGAA accaaagccaaggttgCAATTCTGGGTGCTGGTGTAGCTGGTATCACTGCTGCCCAAACATTGCACAATGCGTCCATCCACGACTTtgtcatccttgaactcAATGACTACTTAGGGGGCCGCATGAAACATACCACTTTCGGAAAATCATCCGACGGTACGCCTTTCACTGTGGAGCTCGGTGCGAACTGGATCGAAGGTCTTCAGAATCCTTCAGGCGAGATTAATCCCATTTGGCGCTTGGCGCAGAAGCACAAAATAAAGAATACGTATTCCAACGATAGTGCGATCATCACTTACGATGAGACTGGAGCTTCTGATTTTACTGATCTGATCGACCTTTTTGACGAGAAGTTTAGGATGGCCTCACAGGAGGCTGGTTATATCTTCACTGAGAATCTTCAAGACACATCAACTCGTGCTGGTCTCAGCCTGGCTGGCTGGAAACCAAAGAGGGATATGAGGATGACTGCAGCTGACTGGTGGGGCTGGGACTTTGAGACGGCATATACTCCAGAAGAAAGTGGCTTCGTATGTGCTGTCGCAGGAAACAATGCTACCTTCAAGCATTTCA AAGCAAACGAGTTCCTCAAGAAAAACGACCCAAGGCTTCGTCTCAAGACTACAGTGAAAAAGATCGAGTACAGCACCAAGGGTGTCAAGCTCGATACCAACAACGGGTGTATCGAAGCAGATTACGCCATCTGTACTTTCTCCGTCGGTGTCCTCCAAagtgatgctgttgacttCAAACCTACGCTTCCGCACCGAAAGAGAAAGACCATACAGCAAATGCGGGTGGGGGCGTACACGAAAATCTTTATGCAGTTCAACGAGACGTTTTGGCACGAGGACACACAGTACTTCCTGTATGCTGACTCAGAACAACGCGGCTACTTGTTTCAGTCTATGAGTACGCCAGGTTTCATTCCAGGGTCGAATATCCTGTTTGGCACAGTTGTGCAACAGCAAGCTTACGAAGTTGAGCAACAGTCAgatgacaagaccaagaaggagatctCCACGTTCTATGTTCCCCGATAA